In Amycolatopsis sp. EV170708-02-1, the following are encoded in one genomic region:
- a CDS encoding metallopeptidase family protein: MPVEMTQQRFEELVSEALDELPPEFADAMDNVVVLVEEFNEESPTILGLYHGVALTERTHEYGGVLPDRISIYRRPLLQMCDTEEDVVEEVLITVVHEVGHHFGIDDERLHELGWG; this comes from the coding sequence GTGCCCGTCGAGATGACGCAGCAGCGCTTCGAAGAGCTGGTGTCGGAGGCGCTGGACGAACTCCCGCCCGAATTCGCGGACGCCATGGACAACGTCGTGGTGCTCGTGGAGGAGTTCAACGAGGAGTCGCCCACGATCCTCGGGCTCTATCACGGGGTCGCGCTGACCGAGCGGACCCATGAGTACGGAGGGGTGCTGCCCGACCGGATCTCGATCTACCGGCGCCCGCTGTTGCAGATGTGCGACACCGAGGAGGACGTCGTCGAGGAGGTGCTGATCACGGTGGTCCACGAGGTCGGCCACCATTTCGGCATCGACGACGAGCGCTTGCACGAACTCGGCTGGGGCTGA
- a CDS encoding MFS transporter, which yields MAESTVRRTSDRRLRWLLASSAASNLGDGIGKVAFPLLAVTLTRDPLLIAGLSATQFLPWLLFALPAGALLDRVDRRRAMILANSVRAVVVGGTAALVAVGGVTIWMVYAAALLIGFAEVVADSAANVLIPAVVGDGSLDGANSKLQATEIVGQTFLGGPVGSATFALFATFPFLLNSVGFAIAAVVLIGLAGSYRPRAAERATTDLRTELAEGFRWLKRSRLVLRLVILAGAISLVSELAQAQLVLYAIEHLRLSEAAFGLFAFVGGIGGLLGAAVAPRLVKASSRRAVLLGGTACCGAAFTGMGLTSSPVAGAALFGLFAAAVVAVNIVLGTARHTLVPGDLLGRVLGVWRTVVWGAIPIGALLGGVLTHALGSPARTFLTSGLLLFGVAGFAFVSSRPGAFDDESATEERVLHQDR from the coding sequence ATGGCCGAGTCGACGGTGCGCAGGACGAGCGACCGGCGGTTGCGCTGGCTGCTCGCGTCCAGCGCGGCGTCGAACCTCGGCGACGGCATCGGCAAGGTCGCGTTCCCGCTGCTCGCGGTCACCCTGACCAGGGATCCGCTGCTCATCGCCGGTCTTTCGGCGACCCAGTTCCTGCCGTGGCTGCTGTTCGCGCTCCCGGCGGGCGCGCTGCTCGACCGGGTCGACCGGCGGCGGGCGATGATCCTCGCGAACAGCGTCCGCGCGGTGGTCGTCGGAGGGACGGCCGCGCTGGTCGCCGTGGGCGGCGTGACGATCTGGATGGTCTACGCCGCCGCTCTGCTCATCGGGTTCGCGGAGGTGGTCGCCGACAGCGCCGCAAACGTGCTCATCCCGGCGGTCGTCGGCGACGGTTCGCTCGACGGCGCGAACAGCAAGCTCCAGGCCACCGAAATCGTCGGCCAGACCTTCCTCGGCGGGCCGGTCGGCAGCGCCACCTTCGCGCTCTTCGCGACCTTCCCGTTCTTGCTCAACTCGGTGGGCTTCGCGATCGCGGCGGTCGTGTTGATCGGCCTCGCCGGCAGCTACCGGCCGCGAGCCGCCGAGCGCGCCACCACCGACCTCCGCACCGAGCTGGCGGAGGGTTTCCGCTGGCTGAAGCGGAGCCGGCTCGTGCTGCGCCTGGTCATCCTCGCCGGGGCGATCAGCCTGGTCAGCGAACTCGCGCAGGCGCAGCTGGTGCTGTACGCGATCGAACACCTGCGTCTCAGCGAAGCGGCCTTCGGGCTCTTCGCGTTCGTCGGCGGCATCGGCGGCCTACTGGGCGCGGCCGTCGCCCCGCGGCTGGTGAAGGCGTCCAGCCGTCGCGCGGTGCTCCTCGGGGGCACCGCCTGCTGCGGAGCGGCGTTCACCGGCATGGGCCTGACGAGTTCGCCGGTGGCGGGGGCGGCACTGTTCGGCCTGTTCGCGGCGGCCGTCGTCGCGGTGAACATCGTGCTCGGAACGGCACGGCACACCCTCGTCCCCGGCGACCTGCTCGGCCGGGTGCTGGGTGTGTGGCGCACCGTCGTCTGGGGAGCGATCCCGATCGGCGCCCTGCTCGGCGGCGTCCTCACCCACGCCCTCGGTTCCCCGGCCCGGACGTTCCTCACGTCCGGGCTTCTGCTGTTCGGCGTAGCCGGTTTCGCGTTCGTCTCGTCACGGCCCGGCGCCTTCGATGACGAATCGGCCACGGAGGAGCGGGTTCTCCACCAAGACCGGTGA